The Ipomoea triloba cultivar NCNSP0323 chromosome 4, ASM357664v1 DNA segment TCAGTCCCTCTTGAGTGTGATCTAGTATTAACCAGGCAGACATTGTCCTCTTAAGTTAAATCATTGGAAGAATTGATAGATAAAGAAAACACTATGATTTTTAGAGGTACACACATGCAAAGATTCAAAGAAGACTAGAAGAGTATCCATATTCCATATACCTATATTATTCATGCAAGAGTTGCTAACAAGGGGTAACCCCAAccaagatggctaaggatacaaacttgtaaccataaggtcacaagttcaaattccaaccttcttggtttgaactgataagctatggacaacctagactggtttacctccttgtgatcctttgttggCTAAGGTCACAGGACTGGTTTACTAAGTGCACAGCCTCGGATAGTGGTTGCGAGTTTTACTTTTCACCCAAAAAGAGTTGCTAAACAGAAGCAGGGACTCATATACCACTTGAGCTTAGAGCTTATGAAACAACCTAGAGTCAACACCTTTCATTACCCCTCACCCCCCCTTTCACTGAAGATTCAGATTTTGGTACAGTGAAAGCTCGAATTCTATTTACCCATAAAGAAACCAATCAAAACTATAATTTTGGCAGCATTTAATGGGCAGTTTTATTATTCTACTCCTAATTATAGAGCAATGATTTCTTTCCGCCATCAAAATCTAGATACAGCAAAAAGAACCCACAATTTCAATTGgacatgaaaattaaataaatttagggAAACCCAACAAATACCTAGTAATACTTGTTAACGAGAAAACACAAATTTAGTTGGCAAATCGCATAATGGTCTACCTGAAGCTAGGGCAACGGCAAGAAGGGTATGGAGAATGGACAATCGACAAAGAACAACAGGGGCTCATAATACACAGATTTAATATAGACACAGCACATTTCTCATTTTGATTCGCTCACACAATTCATACGGAATATATAACTATACACCACAATTTGAGAAAATAAGATTTTATATTTGGAAGTGTGCTTACGGAGGTCGGACTGTCGGAGGCTGTCGGCCGGCGCTTGGAACAGTCGTCCTACTCCTAGATGAGTTAAAGATTATTATTtagaatcaaaattaaaaaaaattatttttaatttgaagatGTAATCCTAAATGAATTAAGATTTCTATTTCTAAACAAAGTGGTTGAAGGGTTGTACTTATAAAAGGGGATTCTCAAATGTTTGAAGAGCACTAACTTTTAATTTGCAATTCCTTAGAATTCAGTAGAGATCATACGAAATTTATGATGTCTTCTACCAAGATGATCATATTGAGGAGTTCCGACGGAGAGATATTCAAGGTGGAAGAGGCAGTGGCTATTGAGATGCAAATGATCAAGTACATGATTGACGATGAATGCGCAAACACTACCATTCCTATCGCCAACGTGACTGGCAAGATCTTGAATAAGGTTATAGAGTATTGCAAATCGCATGCCGAAACTGCAAAGACTAGTCAGGATGATCTTAAGGACTTTGATGCTAATTTCATCAAAGTTGACCATCAAACACTATCGGATCTCATAATAGCTGCTAATTTCCTTAATGTTAAGAGCTTGCTTGATCTTACCTGCCAAGCTGCTGCAAATCTGATCGAGAAGATGACAGTGGAGGATGTTCGCAAATTTTTCAACATACAAAATGACTTCACAcctgaggaagaagaagaaatccgTAGGGAGAATGCTTGGGCGTTTGAgtaaaattcatatatatatatatatacacacacactattaGGACTTTAGGATCAATATCGTTTTAGGTCGtttgatataattatattgtagaACATTCA contains these protein-coding regions:
- the LOC116017715 gene encoding SKP1-like protein 1A, whose protein sequence is MMSSTKMIILRSSDGEIFKVEEAVAIEMQMIKYMIDDECANTTIPIANVTGKILNKVIEYCKSHAETAKTSQDDLKDFDANFIKVDHQTLSDLIIAANFLNVKSLLDLTCQAAANLIEKMTVEDVRKFFNIQNDFTPEEEEEIRRENAWAFE